Part of the Marinitoga sp. 1197 genome, TAGATAAAAGCATGTTAATAAAAGAAATAATAACAGGAGGCAGGGTAATACTAATAACCAGACCAAGAAGGTTTGGAAAAACGTTGAACATGAGTATGTTGGAGTATTTTTTTAAAAATGATGAAGATAATAAACATCTATTTGAAAACTTAAAAATATATGAAGAAAAAGAGATAATAGAAAAACATTTAAATAAATATCCTGTAATTTATTTAACATTTAAGGATTTAAAAGAAAAAAATTATACAGAGATGATAAGTACATTAAGAAAAAAAATAAGTGATTTATACAGAGAATACGTATATTTAATAGAAAGTGAAAGACTGAATAAATGGGAAAAAGAAGATATAAAAGAGATATTAGGGAGAAAAGGAGAAAACAC contains:
- a CDS encoding AAA family ATPase, translated to MKLKRLPIGDSDFKTVIEDNAYYIDKSMLIKEIITGGRVILITRPRRFGKTLNMSMLEYFFKNDEDNKHLFENLKIYEEKEIIEKHLNKYPVIYLTFKDLKEKNYTEMISTLRKKISDLYREYVYLIESERLNKWEKEDIKEILGRKGENTLYENSILDLSRYLYKHHGKKAILLIDEYDTPIQQSYLKGYYEKFITFMGNVLGNALKDNKYLEK